Part of the Pomacea canaliculata isolate SZHN2017 linkage group LG11, ASM307304v1, whole genome shotgun sequence genome is shown below.
GCTGATTCAAAGAGACTGCACTTGTGTCTGGTGACTTcgcttgtttttctgtctgttgctcATTAGATGAAGAGCTAGGCAATGAAAGAATGCTTGGTGGTGAAACCTGTTCCAATGAAAGACCACTGCATGCAGGGGAGCCCGGCTGACTGACCTGAGGTGGAGGTTGTGATGCCAGTGAATGGCCTCCAGGAGAAGTGTACGGTGTGCTAGATGTCACTGGATCTGAGCCCTGGCTAAGCAAAGCATCCACAGAACCCGAAGTGGAACTTATTGCAGTAAAAGACTCAGATTCCTGAATGCTAGGAGAATAGACTGCACGTGGGGCACCATTCTGTGAAGATAAGGTTGTCTCACTTGCAAACATACGAGGTTGATAACCAGCAGTGTTCTGTTCAAGTGGCTTGGCTGTGAAGGTGATGCCGTCATCTAAAGAGCTGTTGCGACTGTGAGAAGCAGACGAGTGAGCTTGTGGTGCGGTGTTCCAGTCATTCACCAGAGACATGTGCCCCTCTGAGGATGAGGCTGCTATATTCTGAGAGGTTTGAGCAACATCAGCTGAAGTCCAGTCTGTACCTGAATTTCTCATATCTAACAAGTCTGTTGAGTTACTTCTGCTGCCCCCACTCTTTGGACCTGAACCACCAATATTAGCGGCATCCCCTGAGCCAGGGGATGATACACACAAAGCCGCCATTCGCTTGCCCATTTCCTCAACACCATTCTCTGCATCTTCATCAGCTGACAGATTGACAGTCTGCAGACTGGCATTGCTGATTCCTGAGTCTGTGCGAGCAAATGCTGAGACTTTGAGGTGGTGCATAGTTGGGACAGTCTCCGGCATTTCCACACTTTCTATGTGTGTTGCATCTTTTCCCTGGAAAGTTTCAAGCCCAGTAAATGCACTCATAGCAACAACACTCCCGACATCTGAACCTATGTTACTGTGGTGTGCAGGACCAGGTGCTGGGTCCTCAGGCTCAACTGTGATAGGAAGGTTCTGATGCTGTGTGCTTGCTCTGGCATCCTCTCCACCATGGAGACTTGCCTGAGCGGTGCCAGGGAAACTGTGTTTTCCAAAGTGCTGATGCACCTGGTCCTGTGTGTTCTGTATCATGCCAGCAGCCTTCCCTTGGAAAGCAGTCTTTTCTGTCTCAGGGCTGGACATATCTTGAAGCCCAGGCTCAAAATTACTTCCCCAGTTACATGCTTGTGATAAATCATGATCTGGGTTGTTTTGCCATACAGATGGATTGAAGTAAGCCTGGGCATACTGCTCTTGATGGTTATACTGACCTGATGCTgggactgtctgtctgtctatggTCTGATGACCATACTGATCTGACGTTACAACAGCCTGACTATCTTTAGTCTGATGAACATACTGACCTGGTGGTGGAACAGCCTGATCATCCATAGTCTGATGAGTATGCTGACCCAATGCCTGACCATCTACAGTCTGAGGACTTACATGGGAAGCCACTGGCAGAGCCCACTGCTGAACACCCCAATGATAATTATATGCAGCATCATACTgaacctgctgctgctgctgctgtgcatTTGGTGGTTGCTGATGGGAGGTTACCTGACTGGTGTCTGCCAGTCCTTCTGTTGTCTGGAACTGCTGGGGATTATAGAAGTGACTTGCATACTGTGGTGCAGGCTGaaactgctgttgttgttgatggagCTGATAATGATTTCCATTCTGGGCAGTATGTTCCTTCACCCCATTACTGGTACTGGTGGTCTGTCCATCATCAGGATGCCCACTCTGTATGCCATTTTGATTCTCAGAATTCCAGTTCCAAGTGCCCCAATTATCCCAAGCTGACCAGTGAGTCTGATTTTGTATGTGGTCCATGGCTACTCCCTGCTGGGATTGAAACTGGCTTGGGTCAAACATCTTGATCCCTCCCACTTGAGGCTGACCCTcccctcctcctgctcctccctGCTGCTGAAAGCCAGTAGGATCCCAGCTAGGATAACTCATTCTGAAAGCAATAGAAATGAAATTCTGATAAGACAATTGTATTGCTCACCTAGCTTAAATGACTGACTTcacttatttgttttcaaaacaaacaaaaattagaatACAAATTACACActtttgcattttaatgttgttgttttacaataTATTAGTTTCAATACTTTTGTCCCTTGCAACAGACATTAATAAAATCCTATCAAAAATCAATCTGGTcagcacaatatatatatataatgaatacAAGACTTGTCATATGACTTGCAATATTATCTTAGGCTttatagtttattattattcttgtagTACTACTAACAGTATATCTGAAGAAACAGCATCGCATGTTTACATACTGCCAGTATTTCTGATATTGAAAGCAACTGTTAAATGACTACAGCAAACCAACATTCTGCCATTATTATGAAATCACGAAAGCTCATTTTCAAACTCATGTTTGATTTTTAGCAAAATTGCATAACGCTACCATGACTGCATAAAGGAACTACAACAGAAATCAGATTCTACAAATCAACATTACATTTGATGACAGTTGATGGTATAACTATAACATCAGTGAATCTCTCGTGATTTCTTACTCCCTAGTAAAGGCAACacactgataagaaaataatgttttggcCATCCCACTTAGTCCATGAACATGTTGCCAATACCGGTAAACAAGGCCGTTGTGGGTTTCCTCAGAaagactttaaataataattcatgTTGAACAGCAAATACACTCTTCGAATGCTACGTCATTCATCCCCAGCTGTTATCCTGAAAGCTCAATCTGTTACTGTCTTTGCTAGCGACTACAGCTCAGGGCCAGCGTCAAAGATGTATGGAAATGAAGAAATCTGAAAACCCCAAATGGAGTAGTTACcttctttttcaaaagttcCCAACGAGAAAACAACATAAAGGGCTGTTGATTTTCTAGACTCAACAGCTGTTGGTAAATGAACAGACTCTGCTGCTGTCGTGGAGTTTGGTATCCATTTGAAGAAACTGTGTGTACTTTCTTGCCAAACGAACCCTTCTGATTACGTGTGACATTTCAGTCAAGTACGAAACTATATCACCCTTCTAGGCTAAAAACATCGgcttttaaaatgataatgataagaCTCTATTGATCAAAAAGGAATTACATTCATTGTGTTTGAATTTCAATGTTTCGTCAAATCTACGCTTACCTTGTCTTTACCTCCGAGAAAATTAGCTAACGAACTTGTGTAGCTCTGCAAGATCGCTGCTTCCTGTCCGGCGCACAAAAGCCACGTCATTTGGAGTACGTATGTCATGAAAGGCAGGCAGGTTATTAGATCAGGTTATCGGTGCtgtcatttgtgtgtttttcaagCGTGACAAAACAGAGAATATTTCAGAAGAGTTGATATGTTACAAGGCTAGCCCCTACATTAAAATGGTTTTGCTTACTATGATTGCCCGGCAACAAGACGGGCTTCCTCTTGCAGCATCTGTTCAAGAAGACGAACAGGTTTGTTATGGTTAGAAATGCAAGCATTTTGCCAAGAAACTCGTTAGTATTCGATTATATAAAGCTACAGTGTGTAGTGTCTCTGTTAACTGTTGATATAATTAGAATGAACTAGAAATGTAATATGGCATAGCTTGCTTTAATCAACCCAACTCGAGTTATTAGCCGACAAGCCTTTAGTTTGTTTAATTAACGCCAGAGGCTTTAAAGTTACAGGTcaatttattgtgtttttaaattattttaatcgtTTTATTTATATACCAAAAAGGTTTAAAGTATGTCTTACTTCCGCTGAGGGCAGACAGACTTATAGAGGGTAAGGACgggtaaagcaaaaaaaaaaagatttaagggCAGTTTTGAACCAGACACATTGTTGAAATAGTGATATATTTGACATATGAGTTTGATTAAGAGTCTTTTGTATTGGTTTTTATCATGCTTAAGCATAAACCAGGAAAGTTGGATTTTTTGATTATTACTAGCACTAtcatttatagttttttttttttttttgtcttgcatgAATGTTACTGTGTATGAATGAATGATCATAAACAAGTCAGAATCATGATTGTATGAGGGTCTGTTTGGTGAAgcagatataaatatattatggTCTTGTTGATTATTGttgccagggcttctgctaaggctaaattctttggggtctctggaaccccttcttcagatttgtaaggggtccctgttcttcgcccaaatttgaaggggaccccattgacgaaaattgaaggggtcctccgaacttttaatgcgtactgtacgcaattttttgcgtaagcagaagccctggttgcTGTGTTATCCAGTTCTAACCTCTGCTTCTGTATGGCACTTCTACCAATTGCCCTGTGAGATTAATAAAGTTATAGTATGTTGTATCTTATAAAGTTATGTGATAGATAGCTGATAATTTATCAAAGCACATTAATCATTTAGAATATCAGTAACTATTTCATAGAGCTCATGCTAATTCAGTTTGGTTTCATTTGATCAATCAGGCTGGCAGAGGCCTTGTAGAGTACCAGACTCAAGCAAAACTGCTGTTCCGGAAAATTGCTGGAGACCCAAACCCTCCTACTAGGTGTAGCCTAGAGGCAGGCCAGTACATTTATCAGTATGTATGGTCATGGTTAATCTTTATAATTTCACACCCTGTATTTATACAGTTTCTCTAGtatagtatatttattttctcattaatTTATCAGGACCTCAGTAAACTATGTCCCTTAAGTAAACTATGTCCCAAGTCTTTCTGGATGTGTTCATTTCTACACATCTGATATTAGCGTGTCTATTTTACCAGAAACATTTGACAGTTCATGAAACTGTAAAAGGAAACATGTAAAAAATTAGTCTGTTGCAAACCTGTGCAGCTATGTCTTGGAAAGAGGTGTGTGTTATCTGGTGCTATGTGAGAAGACTTTCTCCAAGCGCCTGGCCTACACCTACCTTGAAGACCTCCAGAATGAGTTCCAGAACCAGTTCGGGGCCAAAGTGCAGACTGTTTCCAGACCATACAGCTTTATAGAGTTTG
Proteins encoded:
- the LOC112574657 gene encoding vesicle-trafficking protein SEC22b-like, yielding MVLLTMIARQQDGLPLAASVQEDEQAGRGLVEYQTQAKLLFRKIAGDPNPPTRCSLEAGQYIYHYVLERGVCYLVLCEKTFSKRLAYTYLEDLQNEFQNQFGAKVQTVSRPYSFIEFDTYMQKQRKSYMDSRARRNLSTINTELQDVQRIMVQNIDDVLQRGEALSVLDTKASNLSTLSQKYKKDAKYLNLRSSYAKIGAVVVVVIVFLLFIRYWIL